TGGGGCTGGAAGCGGACAAAGAGGAGAGTGTCCCACCCAAGACTCCGGTCTAGCCCTCAGGGTCCCCAATCAGCCTCACTGTCCCTATCAGAATGGCAGAGACAAGGCCGGAGTCTCAGGAGGGCGAAGAGGGAAGCGGCAGCAGATAGACCCTAGGATCCCAAGGTTCTATCTTTTCTATCTAGTAACCCGCGCTGGTCGAAATCTGCTTGGTGGTACTCGATGGTGCTTCAAAACTAGAAGAGTGCAAGTGAGGGAACGGGGTAATTACGCTGATGGTTGAAGGGATAAACGCTTGCACCGGACTTGGGCGGATCACTGGGACTGCGAGCCCCGATGCCGCAGCTCGCTCCCGCGGCAAAGGTCTGCCTCCGATCCCCCGGGAAGCATATGCGCCCCCCCCACCTCCGGCCACCCGGGGACCCCGGGGCCAGGCGCCTCTCCAATCCCTGGCCCCGCGCAAACATGCGCTGCATATTGGCAAGGACCAAGTTCAAATGCCGGTCCCACCGCTGTaaacgtgtctgactctgggcaagttCCCGAACCTGACGTCTCAGTTTCATGTATCAGTAATAATAGCTTCTTTGTGTGGCCTCTGTGAGAATTAAACAGATACCAGGTGTGTAAAGTGCCTGATGTGGAGTGAGCGTTCAAGAAAGGAAAAGTATGACCTGTTACTCTGGGCACTAGGGAAGTCACTAACATCGAGCCGCGTCTCCATGGCCCACGGCGAGTTACCCCGGTGATTCTGCCAGCAATGAGCTTTGGAACTAATGAAAGGTCCTGGCTGGGAAGCCAACACAAACCCTTGGAAAAACCCTGAAGGAAGGGAGTCGAGGGCCTGCAGCTCTGCAAGGCCCGCCCCAGCGGCTGCTCTCGCCTTCCTGTCTGACCCGTCGCTCTCTTTACAGGACCTCGGGCGACTGGGCTGACTCCCCGGCCGGGGCAACCGAGGCAGCACAGCCTGCAGACTACAGGATCTCAGGCGTGGGCTGGCTGGGCCTGAGTGCCCTGGACCTGCAGAGATGaagcgcccccccaccccccagccccgagCCCGGATGGCTGCGGGGTTGCGCATGGTTTTATCGCCCACGGCGCGTCCCAAGCGTTCGGCTCCTGGGCCTACTCGCGCCGCTAGCTCAAGGTCCAGAGAAAAAGGGCTGTCCAGTCCCGCGGGCCCCTGCTCCCCGCAGCTCAGGCCCCAGAGCCTCGCGTCATCTCCAGCAGCGCGCGGGTCACTTGTCTGGGAAAGCCGGTCGAGCCGGGCCTGGCATCAAGCGCGCGACTGGGTCTTGAAGGCTTCAGCCGCCCCGGAGCAGCTTGCCAGAGTCCCAGCCGCCTCGGGCTAGTCAAACAGTGAGGACGCACGGGGTACTCCGGCTGGGCCGGGCGGCCGGTAGTTCTGGATTTAGCCCTGGCCTTTGCCAGGGCTGCTAGCATCCTAAAGAAGGCGTCCCTTGTGCCAGCCTGTCGGGTTTGTGCGCCCTTCAAGAAAGGGAGCCTCTGGGGGCAACTAGGGCCGCCTGTCGGGGTCTTTCTTCTGGCGCATCCACATGGTCTTATTTAGTCTCTCACCTAGCGCAGGAGCAACACTGCTGTTGTGATTGAGGAGAAACGGAGGGAAAACTCACCCCTCTGAAGGGCACCATTCTGATCCTCTCCTCTCCGATTCCACCCCACAACCCATGAGAAACCTTTTTTGAGTTTCAGCCGCACAGGGACCCACGGAGTTTCGAGAAGAGGCTCCGGAGAAGAGGCACGCGAGGCCTTGACCCTGACACAGGGACTCCAGATCTTTCCGGGCTCCATTGCGCCCCCCACGCCTGGCAGCAGCAACCCAGcccccctcttttcctcctcactCAGGCTGCCTGCGTCCAGCCGTGGGTCCAGGAATCAGGACCAGTTCGGGCAGGGTTGGGTTCCCGCGGCGCGAGAGGAGAGGCTggttctcctccagccccaggcgCCTCTATTTACAAGCCTCATTCTGGGCTCCTCCAAGTGCCCTGGGCAGCTCAGTGGCTCACCCACGCACCTATGTTCTCAAAAGAGCTGCCGTCTCAAGGCGCACCAGCGCTTTTTTCCACCCTATTGAGCTCACGCACTCTTATGAGCCTTCTCACGTCTGGCAGTACATCCTCGCGCACTGGGTCGCTTTCCTCTCCAGCTTCCCTAGTCGGCTCCGAGTGCCAAGGGTACCTAAGCCGCAGCGTTGGGATGGGCGACGCGAAAAAAACGAAGGGGCCCAGTCATGAGCCCAAGCCCTCCGTCCTCCACCCACCCCTGAATATGAGGACGTTCACATATCGCCTGTCCAAAGCCcgcttccctctcctcccccagcatCCTTCTGGGCAAGAGGTGGGAGCTGTTGGAATCCAGGAGGCCAAATTCCCTGTGTCCTGACTCAGTACCCCCACTTGACTGGTCCCTGTTTTTGTCAGGTACTGAAATGGTGTGTCCTACAGGGACTGGGTTAAACTGAAGACTGAGTGGACTTGTAGTCTCCCCAGATCTCCCTGGCTCTGTTTAACCTTTTCTTGTGTGGTGCACCATCACCACCTGCTCCTTAGGTAGACGAGTCACTCCCTCGAGACGCCCTGCAAGATTGGGACATCAGGTCCAGGCCTGACCTGAGGCCTGGAGAGGACTGCCGAGTGCCTGGCATGGAAGGAGACTGCGGAGGCAGCATAGCCagccctcagtttcccctctgccCTCAGTAGCCCTTGGCTTTTAAGTCCCCCAAGCAGAGGAGCTGGCCAGCTGCTCTCAAGGCTTAAATTCTGCCTTCTTCATTAGCGTTTCACCTTCAAGGGTGCATGGGTATGGGACCTGGCTGGGAATAAATGAACAGCAAGTGTGGTTGGGGAAGCAGAAAGGGAGACTCGTGCTTCTAGTTGCTGCGTTCCCTTCAAGTGGCCTGAGCAAAACTCTCAGTTTCAGTGACTACTGGCAGAGGGGAGGGGTGACAAGTCATTGAGAACCCCGTTTGATGGAGGCCTGGACAGGGAATGGTTGTATTCACCTGGCAACGTCTGTGCAAAAGTTATGTACAGTTGGTGCGGTAGGTCTCTTGGAGTGTGGAGTGGAGGACTGGCTTGTATAGATTTATACAGTGGGTAAGTAGCTGCTTAGGTTTATTTCAGAACTTCTGCATAGTTtccctttttaaataaatatttttgggcTTAACTTTCCAAGGCGGAGAGAAAAAGGGAAGTTGCAACAAGTAGCACCACTAAGCCTGAATAAAGCTCCAGGACAGGCACCCCGCCCCCTACTGGCCAAATCAGAGCTCCCAGCTAACTCCATGGATCCCATCTGGGTCTGGGGAGAGAGGGTGCTGCAGCTGGGAGCCCTGACCATCTGCAGAGATGAAGGGTTAGCATCATCTCTTTCTTTGGGCCACAGCTCCTGCAGCCTAGGCTTTCCTGGCCAGCTGTGCTTCAGGGCTGTGTTCTGGCCCCAGCAGGTCAATGTGCTGGGACTGGCTGCTGGCAAGGTCACTGGCTATGGGGGTGGATATGCAGATTCCTGGGGAGAAGCAGAGGTTTGTGTTCGAGTGCATGAATACATCCGTGAGGGAAGGGCTTGTTTGTGTAGGTACCTCACTACTTACATCTGTGCCGCAGAGTGTTTCACCTGAggacatgtgtctgtgtgtttctgtgtgtgtttgtttctgtttgtgtgcatgtgaacTATATGTGTGATGGAGTTTTGTGTGATGGATTTCCTTGTGTAGCCACCAAGTGTGAGTGGGTGAGTGTTTTTGTGCTAACCACAGTGCATGGCACAGTGAATTGAATTCTAAATATGTATGTGTCCTTGTGAAAGCTGGTGTAGAGTGTGTTTGTCTGTGATTGTGAGCGTGAAAATGGGGGGCAATAGGGGTGATTCAGGCTCCAGGGACTACTGTCTTTCCTCCCTTCCAGAAGTAATCACCGACCTGCTGGCTGACCCAAGACAGCTTCTCGATCCCTCGAGCCTCTCTGGATCCTCAGCTCTACACCCTGCCAGGCAGTGAGGGTGGGGCCACTTCCACCGAGGAAAATCTGAGTTTTCGGCGGCAGAGAGCACAGCCTCCAGGAGAGGCCACAGGAGCTGCCAGGGCTGGACTTCCTCTTGGGGTTCAGGGAACTTTGGGTGCTTGATGTGATCTCACCCTGCTGGGTAAAACCTGACCCCCACGCCTGCACAGAACGAAGTCTGGGGCAAAGCCTCCCGCTCCAAAGTAGATGCCCAGCTGCCGGAATTGTAAGGGTCTCTACTGGGAAAGATCCTTGGTATTTAGAAAGTCGGCGCAAAAAGGTTCTCCTCTAGTGGTAAGTTCACCAGAGTCAAGTGTCAGAGAAGTAAGTCCGAGCTCCAGGATCACGGGTCGCAAGAACGCTTCATCCTCTCCATCCCTTCTCACCCAGGGCCACCAGATCTAGTTAGAAGTGTCCTGTTCACAGAGGAGCCAAGTGTATCGTTCCAACAGCCCCCCAAGACCTGACACGAAAAAGCCACAACTTCCCTGGCGAGGAGTTCCCCCTGCTTCAGATCTGCCAGGACCGGCTTAGACGTGTCGCTGAATGGGGCGCGGGGAAGCTGGATCCCCGAGAAGGGAGGGGGCAGTGCAGGTTAATTTATGGCCGCAGAGGCACCACACATGGCAAGGACTCCTCGATCTGACCAGCCAAGTCCTGGCATCTGCTTGTTCCCTTTCAGAACACGCGTTCCAAGAGCTGGGCTTGTCCAGTCTCCAGgactcccctcctccccaagcGCCTTCGTCTCCACCACAAAACAAAAGATTTCGAAGTATGGAGACCTTTGCTCCACGGCCACACGCCTGATCCCGGCTTCACGGCTGGATCAGCGGCTGCCCTTTCGTCCAGCGAATCTGCCCAGTGCCTTCCACCTGGTTCTGGGCATTGCTTTCACCACTAAGGAGTCTGCCCTTTAGGAAAACTCCACGGCCCAACTTGTTCCCCAGCCTTGGCAGCTTCAAACACATGTACCCACTTTCCGCACACAGCCCCTCATTTCCTACCCCCATTCCCAGGTGAAGAAAGAGTCGGTTGAGGACACTGCTGGGCTGGCGGGGGCAGAGGAGTCCCCAAGAGGAGCTGCCCTCTCCTCACTCCTGAGGGGAGCTTCAGGGACAAGAAAAGGGACAGAGGGCTTTGGGGCAGGAAGTTTCAGAGTATTCAGTCCCTTCACTTAGCTATTGATATAGGTTGTGTATGTGGGAAGGCATCTCCCAGTTTCCAGGACTTACCGGGCATGGCTGCCCAGAACGGTCCACCCGGGGTGTTGAGTCCCTGTAGGGAAATCAGACACAGCTGCACGTCCGGCTGGCAGGCCTCATGGTATATatccatatttatatttatgatttctaattttattataaaataaaagcagaaatatttccCGAAGAACATTCACATGAGGGCATAACAGGGAGATGGCAAGTCCGCAGCTCCGGAGGCACGCTCCGCTTGGAGCTGGGTGGCCACTGTCCGGGGAGGAATAAGAGAGCATAGCGGGGCCTCACCAAAACAGAGGGGCTGGAGGCAAGGGGGCGTGCAGGGGCTTCTGCTCCTTGGCCCGTTCTCCTTCACTTAAGTTACTGGGTACAAAGCTGACACCTTGGGGAAGGGCCTCTGGAGAAAGCCCAGGTTCAAAGGCCctgttttttctttgctctttcccCGCCCACTCCCAGCCTAGGAAAGTGAGGAATAGGTGGAGGGCATATAGATGGTCAGGCATAAGGAGAAACACTGAGGGGTACAGCTTGCGAGGCGCAAGAGGCTGGcggagaggagacagaaaaacagacatGAGTAACAGAAATCTAGTAAGAGGTGGCAAGTAAGAGGCACAGAGGAAACAGACAGTacaaaaggggaaagaagaagaaagggaaagaagtaaagagaaagaaggggaaggaagaggaagaacgAATGAGCAAGGAaggcaaaggaagagagagaagagaggggaggagaaggcagggaaagagagaaagagtagGAGAATGGTGTATAATTTATTCCCTTCCCTGGTTCAAGACCCGGTCCGGCCTCCAAAGGACCTTCAAAGCAacttgttgggaaaaaaaaaaaaaaatcccgaaCAAAGACTAAACCAGAGAGCCATCCGTGCTACCCGGGCCGGGCCGGCAGTTCTTGCCCTTTCAGCGCGCGGGCCTTTCAGTACCTGGTGGGGCCGCCGGCGCGGGCCGCCCTTCGGACACGGTCCCTCTTGGGTCCCCAGCGCCCAGGCCAGAAGGCAAGCGCGTCGAGGCAGGAGGGGCTCTAGGACCCCAGGTCCACGAGGTTGGCCGACATGGGGTTGAGGATGGAGTCCTGCAGGCCGTGGTGGTGCTGCAGAGGGTCCGCGCCGCCTCCGCCCGGCACGGGCACGGGCACGGCGCTGGGGCCCGGAGGGTGGCCCAGGCTATGCAGGGACGGGAGCCCCGGGGGCGGCGGCGGGCTGAGCAGCAGCGCGGGGCTGGACGACGAGTGGTCTGGCGTCCCCGACGGCGTCTTCTCGTCCTCCGAGCTGCCTAGCACCGACTTGCCGCTGCCGTTCAGCGACGCCGCCAGCGGGTTGTGGCTGTTAGAGTTGGAGTTCTCGCTGTTCTCCCTGCAAGAGCAGGAGCAAAGCAGCGGGGTCAGCGGGGAAACCGAGGCCGCTCGGCTCAGTGTCGCCGGGAGCCAGAGCCGCCGCGCGCAGCCTGCGGGTGTTTTCGGTTTctaccattttctcttccaggtctGGGCTCTGGTTCTCTTAGTCTCTCCAGACCCGATTTCTTTCTCTGTACTTTCTCCCTGTATCATTTCTGTCTCCCCACCTCTCCAGCTCTTAATCTCAGGAATACCTTTCTGCTCTCCGTGTGcctgccctccctgcctgcccccactGAGTGGCTAATATTTCTTTTCCAGAGCAGAGGGGCAGGTGAGCAGGGTTCATGGAGTTGTCACCgagagggacagggaggaagagaaggtgcCTGGATTTTCAGATCACTCCTGGCTGAACACAAAGCCAGGGTTTGTTGCGGAGAACTGGTACCAGGAGAGTCAGGAACCCTAGATTCTAGGCTGAGGGTCCACTTGAGGACTTGAGATTGAGAAATCTCACAGGTCCTCATCTCCCTTTGCTTTCCTCTGCTTGAGGGAAATCTCTGTCGGAGGGACAGGTTTCCAGAGCTAAGGGTCTTTTCCCTCTAGTTCCAAACTGTCGGGCCGCGTTAGAGTTTTCCCTGAGGGGCCTATGGAACCAGGCCAGAAGGGTGCAAAGGTGCCCTTTCCCAGGGCAAAGATGCCCTTTTCCCAGCTCCCAGAGGAAGCTTCAGCTGGGGCCTGAGGCTGGACATGTGGAGGGTGACTtttgagagaagagagagggaagacGGTTGCTAATCCTGGCCTAGATTCTCCAACCATACTAGAAACTGAGAAACTCTTCTGCCTTCACCTGAGGCCTGGCCTGTGCACTTAGTTCTTCAGGATTCTGGATACATGCCAGTCTGGATCGAGGGGGATCTCCACAGGGAGAACCCCCCCTCCTGCAGGGTCTTTCACCAACTGCCCCTCACCCAAATTTGGAAATCTGAATTCTTAGGTAAATTCTCTCTGTACTGGCTTTCCAGGgccttttctgttttcctggaaGAGGACTTTCCACAGGGCTGGGAGCTGAATCCTTACAACTGTGGATACCCCACCCTCATGGTCTGAGAGACCAGGGTCAGCTGGaagcctcctccccacctcagATTACACTGTTCAGCACCCCCAGTCTGACCCCCGCCCTTCACTCTGGGCTGCACACACCCAGTACCACAGACCCCAGGTGTCTTGTTCTGCTGTTGCACTCAGGTTGGAGTCTGTTCCCACAGTTtctctcccatctcctcctccagatcTGGGGTTCTGAGAGACCAAAGCCACAGGGGCCTCATTGTCAACGGCAAGGCTAGTTTAGGAAGTCCAGGTTTCCCTGAGGACGGGTGACTCCCAGCCCTTCTGTTGCTCTCAGCTCACCCTAGACCTACCGACCTACCCGCCAGAGAGGGTAGAGCCTAAGGAGAGAGGAGCTAAAGGCTTGGCAATCCAAGACTGCTGGGTCCAACAAGGCAGAAAAGGGGAcatgtgtttttcttctctccGGGAGCTGACACTTCCTCCCCAAGCCTTTTGCCTCTTGGTCCTTTCAATGCGGGATAAAACGCTTTCCCTATCAACCCCCTTATCCAGACAAGGAAAATTCTTCTAGGCCCCTCTACATCCAGGTTGTATCAGGTAAGTTCCAATCCCAGTCCTGACCCCTAATCACACAGCCTGGTGCTGCTGAGTGAGGCAGACGGAAAGTTCCAGGAAGAGCTGGTGAATTCTCGCACGCAGTCTTAAAACCCGCAACCCCGATAGTCCTCGCCAAACCTCTCAGCCCTCCGATCTTCAGAGAACTCTCAGGCTCTGCCTGCGGTACCCGCCCCCCTTGCCTGGAATCCAGGCCTACTGTCTTGCCTTGACCCCGAGGCTCGCTGCTTCTCCACGTTTGCGCACAAGAGACCGGGGAATTAGTTGACGACTTTCCGATTGCTTTGCCCGCTTTAGACAAATTTCTGATCTTCGGGTCTCCCGAAAGAGCAGTCCGGGTTAGATCAGGCCGCAGCAGGGCCCTGGCTGGGACCAGGGGCCCAGTTCAGACCTCTCCGGGGGCTGAGCAGACATCCCGGGACCCCCTCTCCCTCGAGCCCTGGGGAAGCTGGTGTGGAAGCTCTACTTACTCGTACCTTTCCTTGGCCTCGGCTGCCCGGTCGCGCTGCCGCCGGTTCTTGAACCAGTTGCTGACCTGCGTGGTGGTGAGCCCCGTGGCCTCTGCCAGCTCGCGCTTCTCGCGGGGTGAGGGGTAGGGGTTGTGAGCGTACCACTCGCGCAGCACGCTGCGACTCTTCTCCTTGAAGCAGTAGCTGGTCTCCTCGCCGTCCCAGATGGAGCGCGGCAGTGGAAACTTGCGGCGCACGCGGTATTTGCCCACCGCGCCCAGGGGCCGGCCGCGCAGCTTCTCCGCCTCGATGTAGTGTGCCTTGAGCCACAGTTGCTGCAGCTTGGCGTGGTTGTGCGGCGAGAACTGGTGGCTCTCCAGGATCTTGTAGAGCTCGCGGAAGTTGCCGCGGTGGAAGGCCACCACCGCCTTGGCCTTGAGCACGCTTTCATTCTTGTGGAGGTGCTCGCAAGCGGGCAGCGACCACAGGAAGCGGCCCAGCCGCTCGATGTTGCCGCCCTGCTGCAGCACCTCGCACACGCACGCCACTTGCTCCTGCGTGAAGCCGAAGGTGGGTAGCATGGACATGGTGCCGGCTGCTCCCGCGCCCGCCCGCGCGCCCTCAGCGCGCCGCGCGGTCCGGCATGGGCGCCTCCCCGCCGGACCGTCCTGAGCCAAGAGGCGGACTGGGGCCCCTGGCCTGGCTCTGGCTCCCGGCGAACTCGGAGTCACTGCAGTACGTCCCCGCGCAGGCCGTGGATCCCGCGCCGCTCCACGCCCCCGCCGGCCGCGCGCCTAGCCAGCGCCCTCGTCCAAGCCCGGGGGCCGCCCGCGGCGCGGCTCCGCATGCTCCGCGCCCTCCCGCCCTCCCGCCCGCCGCTCCCTCGTTCGCTTCTCGCTCTCTCCCTCCCGTCTAGCTTGCTCGCtgcttttttaataatattattctAAGCGGGCATGAGGCGCTGCGGCCCGAGCCCTGATTGGTCTGGTTATCTGACCCGGGGCCTGCCCGCGCCAGACAATAGTCGGAGTCAAATTATTCGCCATGGAGACGCTGTCAGTCACTGGTAACCTGAGCCCCGGCGGGCCAGGCGGCTCCCCCCGGCCGGCTCCGCTGACAGATCGCCCGGCTCCGCGCAGAGCGGAGGGCGGCCCAAGACAGGAGCCGGAGGCTCTCCAAAAGCCTGGGAGGAGGTGAGGGCCGGGCTGGGGCTGGCGGCGGCGGTGATTGACGGGGCGGACGCCCAAAGAGCAAGGAAGGTGCTGaatcggggtggggggggggggggcggagagGAGACGCGCGGAGAAGAAAAGGGGAGGACCatggtggggagggaagaggggagaagagaagGCGGAGGACTGTTTAAGGGGGTGCCGGGAAGAAGGAGAGGGGCGGAGGGAGCCACGATGGGGAAGAAAGTTAGGGCAGCTTTTCGCAAGGCCTCTCCGGATGCCCCCTGGGTCATCGCGCCGCTCCTGGGGCAGCTGTTTGCCGGGTGGATTGTGCCCAGGAGCCGACCAGTGGAGTGGAAGAGTTTGGATGCTCTCGGGCGCCCCTCAAAGATTTGACTTTTCCTGCTGACAGTGCTCCACCCCCATCCTAGGAGCTCGGGACCCGACCGGTCTGCTAGGGAAAGGGGGAGGGAGTAAGAAAGAGAAGTGGGGGAAatttggcagtggccacaggcagACGCCTGACAATCTACTTCTTGGAGGATCCCGCCTTTCCTTCGTCTCCTAACCGGGCCGGCTGCCCCGCGGCCGGTACCGCCCGGCTGAGCGCTCTCTGCTTCTCGCTGGGCGGGGACACAGACTTAACCCCACGGGTCCCACCTCCCGAAAT
This window of the Bubalus bubalis isolate 160015118507 breed Murrah chromosome 12, NDDB_SH_1, whole genome shotgun sequence genome carries:
- the SIX2 gene encoding homeobox protein SIX2 isoform X1, translated to MSMLPTFGFTQEQVACVCEVLQQGGNIERLGRFLWSLPACEHLHKNESVLKAKAVVAFHRGNFRELYKILESHQFSPHNHAKLQQLWLKAHYIEAEKLRGRPLGAVGKYRVRRKFPLPRSIWDGEETSYCFKEKSRSVLREWYAHNPYPSPREKRELAEATGLTTTQVSNWFKNRRQRDRAAEAKERYEENSENSNSNSHNPLAASLNGSGKSVLGSSEDEKTPSGTPDHSSSSPALLLSPPPPPGLPSLHSLGHPPGPSAVPVPVPGGGGADPLQHHHGLQDSILNPMSANLVDLGS
- the SIX2 gene encoding homeobox protein SIX2 isoform X2, producing the protein MSMLPTFGFTQEQVACVCEVLQQGGNIERLGRFLWSLPACEHLHKNESVLKAKAVVAFHRGNFRELYKILESHQFSPHNHAKLQQLWLKAHYIEAEKLRGRPLGAVGKYRVRRKFPLPRSIWDGEETSYCFKEKSRSVLREWYAHNPYPSPREKRELAEATGLTTTQVSNWFKNRRQRDRAAEAKERENSENSNSNSHNPLAASLNGSGKSVLGSSEDEKTPSGTPDHSSSSPALLLSPPPPPGLPSLHSLGHPPGPSAVPVPVPGGGGADPLQHHHGLQDSILNPMSANLVDLGS